The sequence GACTTTATCTCGGTAATGCACCACAGATTAAACGGCACATTATTGTCTTACAGaaggttttttctcatttggttGACATTTTTGAAGTGGAAAAGTGCTCCTAAAACTGGAATTTTCAAAGTGtatgtcctttttattttgagcTTTGTTGCTAAGTGGTTCTTTCTAACCCTGGCTCAGTCAACCAAGTTCCAAGGGCTGGGTTTTGGTGTGGCTTTGTTTGTGTTCAATCTGACTTGTATTCCTAAAGGTAAGTGAATCAGCTGCCTGAATGTTGGTGTAACTGTATTCTGTTACCTGGACCAGCCGTCCGTGTGAAACTCCTACTGTGAAAGCTGCCAGTTTCCCACTCCTCCCCCCATCAAATGCAATTAAAGtaaattataatattataaCCACTATAAAAGATTAGAAGGGCCATTTCTGGAGTGATAGTCACAGCCGGCAATGTACATATCGAACCTGCCAGCACCACGGAGCCAACTACTATATTGGGCATACTTTTTTGTTAGCTACTTTCATTTAACTATTTTAAGTGCACATAATAGCtggtttataaataaaattgtcACAATCCAATAAGTTGAGGTTGTTTAGCAAGTACAAGCTTAAACAGTTGAAAATTTCAGCTACAGCTTTTCAAAATGGTCTTGCAAGAAAATGTTGTTCCTGTCAGTGCTTTAAGTAGCTGTGGAGGTTTATCTCTTCCAATGAAAGAAGAAGCTGAGAAGCTTCCattccaattaaaaatacatattttaacCCAGATATTACTGCATTTAAGCCTTTTAGTCACCTTTGATTCACTACTATTTGAATtagttttctgaaaactgttGCTAGACCAGCAAGGCCACCAGCCGTACTTGTAACAAccctcacattttaaaagtagctGTAACATTTAGATCTTTCTAACAttctctgaaataattaaagataAATGGATTTATATTTAAATCCTCAGCTATGTTCTTACTTAGCTGTCAGTTATGGCGCAGATTATTGTATTTCTATATTTACCTCTGATGGTAATTTTAACTTTGTGTGTTGCTATGAAGACTTGCTGATGTCTTTAATCAAGCACTATTTGTTAATACTGTAATATCAAAATATTATGTTGCATTATTTTAAGGCTTTCAAAAATAAGagtaaaacatttaaaaaaaaatgctattgcACCATATAATTTGCTGCACAACAGTATGGCACAGCATATCAGTCTGTTGGGATAGTAATGCTGCATCAACCTTGGTTTTGATCTGGGTTTCTTTGGAGAATTCATTAATGGGGTGACATTGTACAACATTACTGTCTCGCAACCTCCAGCTGGGaaggtggttttgttttattattactttttaatttttttttttttaagtaaaggGCCCAGGACTATGCTTCATActtaaagggtttttttattattatttgtgggtgtactttttattttcagtggagTAAAGCTTAATTTACAGTAAAACTGGATTTGGGACCTACCACAATCCTCAGGGTCACTTTTTCAGGATGCTACTCATCGAGCTTTAGGTTTTTCCGAGTCAACTGGACGTGAGGACCTTGCCGAGCGCTGGCTTGGGATGCCGCAGCCTGTGGCCTCGTGACTGGACATGTCGTCCCTCTGGCACGGCTGGACACACCAGGGAGCCGCTCCATCGCCCCGATGGCACGGCTGGACACACCACGGAGCTGCTCCGACACGCCGCTGGCATGGCTGGAcgcactgggaagccattccaACACCCCAGCTGGACACACCAAGGAGCTGCACCACCGCCTCTCTGGCACCGCTGGACAGGTCCAGGAGCTGCTTCAACGCCACTCTGGCATGGCTGGACAGGTCGGGGAGCTGCTCCCACACCCCTCTGGCATGGCTGGATTTGCCGGGGAGCCTTGCACAGCCGCCGCCATGTGCCCTCGGCCAAGCTGCCGTCGTATTTATCGtgacaaaacacagaaacaaaaagcgATTTAAGGAACAAACACTATTGCTGCCGAATGCCATAAACACTGAGTTGTACAAATTGTGATcgaggaaatgaagaaaaaaaaaaaaggtttatactttttaaaaaaaaaaattcaaatggaaTAAATTATTCATGAAGCCTTGATTGTGATGTGGGTTTATTgagggggcggggcgggcggtgccCCTCAGCCTTTCCCGCCCCTCAGCCTTTCCCGCCTCTTCCTTTCCGTCCCTCAGCCTTCCCCGCCCCTCGGCCCTCCCGCCGTGACGTCACTTCCCGCTTCCCCCGGTagtggcggcggcggcgggtgGGCGCGCGGGAGCGGTGAGGGGGTCGCTGCCGCCGCCATGTCCGAGTGCTCGGCGCTGCAGTTCGTCAGCCCCTACGCCTTCGAGGCGATGCAGAAGGTGGACGTGGTGCGCCTGGCAGCGCTGAGCGACCCCGAgctgcggctgctgctgccttgcctCGTGCGCATGGCGCTGTGCGCGCCCGCCGAccagagccagagctgggcgCAGGATAAGAAGCTGATCCTGCGGCTTCTCTCGGGGGTCGAGGCGGTCAACTCCATCGTGGCGCTACTGTCCGTGGACTTCCACGCGCTGGAGCAGGACGccagcaaggagcagcagctccggTAACGCAGAGAACGGAGATCTGTGGCGGAAGCGCTGTgtggcttttccagctgttccagTTGTTGCGGCTGTTTAAGTGCCGGACGAACCCGGCCGTTCGTGTCCCTTGACAATCTCCTAGGAAAGCCCTGGGGTTTAATTGTCTGTCCTAGGGATCTGTTCCCCCGCCGTGCTCGGCGGAGGGTGTGGGGTGCACTGGAAGAGCTGTCCCGGCGGGGAAGGGCTGGGACGGCTCTGTGGGATGAAGGGACAGGTCAGGTGGATGCGCTTTCctgactgtgctgctggggaatAGAAGCGCTTGAAATTTTGATGATCTACTGATTTAGCCGTCTTGTACTGCAATTACAACAGTCTTTACAGGTCTTTGGCGGGATAGAAGAGATCCCTGGAGAACTGCTGCCTTCCTTTAACCGAGAGCATTTCTGTTTTTGCAGAAACGTTTAATAGTTGTTGTTTTGAATTGCGTGCCAGGCACAAgctgggaggtggcagtggAGAAAGCATCTTGgtgtcacagctgcagcacGGGCTGACGCTGGAATTTGAGCACAGTGACTCTCCTCGGCGGCTCCGGCTGGTGCTGAGCGAGTTATTGGCCATTATGAACAAGGTGAACTTCTTCATAGCTGGGTATTTGTGAGTTTTAGGTTGCACACTGCACTGGCTGACACACTGGTTCTgtttctggtgctgctggtaGTGTGAGCACTCTTCTCTAGTCCTTACCTGCTTTATCAAGATTCAAAGTCTCAGTCTGATTAAACTGGCTTGTGCTTAAACTCTTTGTGACTTCCTAAAGGAAGTCTTTGCTGGTATTACAGAGACTCTATAATACGCTGTACTCAAGCGTAATGTGATCTGGTGACCTATCAGTGcagaaataatttggaaatgAAGTGATGACTTTTCTCCATCCCATTCTTTGCTCCTATTGCAGGTGGTATTAGCCATCatatttccctttccccactTCCTTGCTCAcccaacattttattttccttgtgtaAACTTAGAATGTCAGTGGgctatttttctgtcttctgaaaaGAAGCAATGATACCATCTGTGTTGAAGTATTTCCAGttgtaaatatttcttaatCTACAAACTTCCTGCTTATTCTGTTTTGATAGCTCTATGCTTTTGGCAGTTTTTAATCTATTAAACATGCTGAATTTAAAGCAGATTTAGATAAACTGTTTCATAAAACCTGTTCAGTGATGATAAATATTGTCTTGCAGGTGTCAGAATCAAACGGCGAGTTTTTCCTCAAGTCTTCTGAGCTCTTCGAGAGTCCTGTTTacctggaggaggcagcagatgTTCTCTGCATTTTACAAGCAGGTGTGGTGTTCTGTATTTATGGTATTCTCTGCCCTCTCACAAGCGCAACAAAAAACTTTTGGAGCTGTTGTGATGGATTTAAGGTTAATCTAAGCTGTGCAGCTCTTGGAAACggggttttttgtttcccaaTGAAACATTGTGACTTTCAACACCTTCTTTCCATCCAGAGCTGCCCTCACTGTTGCCAATAGTGGATGTGGCCGAAGCTCTGTTGCATGTTAAGAACGGAGCTTGGTTCCTTTGCCTTCTGGTGGCCAATGTCCCTGACAGCTTCAACGAGGGTGAGTTACAGCTGcttcttctccagcttctgAAATGATTTCTATCAGTGTGGTTAATTCTGGGCTAACCCACGAGTTACACAGATTTGAACTGCTGGATGGTGCCATCTGATCATGTTGATTCCCATTTTTTGCAGCCTGCTTATAGGCCAGGCTCGTTGTGTGTCACAGCTTTTCATCTGTAGGTCACCGTTACAAAGGCTGATTGGGCAGGGAACGGCTGGGGCTAAGAACCTGCTCTGTCCTAGCTAACAGTTCTTGTCCCTTCCACTGAGACATGAGGTGAAAATTTGTATTAGGAAGGGTGGATTtcctcacagctgcttttggaTCTTTAGTCTGCAGAGGTTTGATTAAGAATGGTGAGCGGCAGGATGAGGAAAGCGTTGGAGGCCGGCGCAGAACAGAAGCTCTTCGGCACCTGTGCAAGATGAACCCTTCCCAAGCCCTGAGGGTCCGGGGCATGGTGGTGAGTCTGTCACGAGAATCATCATTAAGAACCTTCCTGAAGCTTCAAACCCAACAAAGATGGCTGAGCCTGAGTGTTTTATCTAGGTGGAAGAGTGTCACCTACCAGGTCTTGGTGTGGCTTTGACCTTGGATCACACCAAGAACGAATCCTTAGATGATGGAGTGAGTGACCTGGTGTGTTTTGTGAGTGGTTTGCTGCTTGGAACAAATGCAAAGGTCCGAACATGGTTTGGAACTTTTATCCGAAATGGCCAACAGGTAGGAAAATCTTTGAgtattctgcttttaaagaaatattcttgTAGCTTGCTGTAACTCTTCTGGATGTGGGCTGCATATTTGTCTGAATGCACATGAATCCTTTTGCACGTCTTGAAGGACCTGTCTTTACAAGGCAGCCTCTTATGGGGCCCTCAGGTCTACAAGTAACGTCCCTTGaatgcagcagctgtttggTTGTTCCCCTGAGAGATTTTAGGCACGGAAACCAGGGAATTGTATGTTTGTAATATTTACCTGATATGTATGTTCATCCTCAGTGTTCACAGTAGGAAGATGCATCTTGACTTGCTTAGCTGACTTGGTTCAAGCTAGGATTTTGGTGTAAGAAGCTGTTCTAATATGGTCACATGTTACCTGTTGCCCTGCTACtgaaaactatttaaaaaaaacaaccctcttCCCTTGACTGTGGAAACTCTTACGTAATGCATTGTTCGATGGGCTGAACTTGTCTTGTTCTCGTCTTTTAACCCcttacacagagaaaaagagataacatcagctctgtgctgtggcagatgaggaggcagctgctgctggagctcatGGGCATCCTGCCCACAGTGCGCAGCACCCACATTGTGGAGGAGGCCGATGCTGACACGGAGCCCAATGTGTCTGTGTACTCAGGGCTGAAGGAGGAGCACGTGGTGAAGGCCAGCGCCTTGCTGCGGCTCTACTGTGCTCTCATGGGCATTGCTGGCCTCAAGTAAGGAACCTTCTCATGTGCTGGGGTTCTGTTCATTTCAGCAGAGGATGAGGGCTTTGGGCACTTCTGCCTTAATGCCACTGTGTCCTCAAAACCTGCGGCAGGACTCACCAATTTCAGTACTAGGGGAGGCTCTGTTGCTGCAAAATCACTTCTGCAGACTTGTTAAGGGAAGTCTAAACCCACATGGTTGGAGCAGTGTGTAATTGTATGGATTTtgaatttctgttcctttgctttcactttttaGAGAGTACTAATGTAGCATCTTTATGCATTGTTAGTTTCAATTTAAGTAGTTTGTACTAATAGGCAAGATTATATCCTGGGGAAGCTTTCTCACTGTTGTCTCTTAGCAGAGATTTTTACGTCTTTAAGTTCAGAGAGAATGACCAACTTGATAGATTGAATAACAGTGAAAACTCAGTCTTTAACCACTGTGAGAGACTGGAAATCTCTTCCCTGTTAAATcccagctttgttttgttctctgtcctgctcaggCCCACTGATGAGgaagctgagcagctcctgcagctgatgACGAGCCGCCCTCCCGCAACCCCGGCCGGTGTCCGCTTTGTGTCCCTGTCCTTCTGCATGCTCCTGGCCTTCTCCACTCTGGTCAGGTACTCTCAGTACAGGAGGAGCTTTGGAAGATCTGACTGTTTTAGCACCATTAAGGCAATGCCCTTCCCAGACCTGCacagttttttccccctctaatTCTTTATAAATCTCCGTATGTTGATGGAAGGGATTTGTCTCACTCTGCAGTGAGTGAATGGATATTTCACTCTTGTTTTATAGCAAGTCTTTTGAGAGGGGAGCATTAGCATGAACTTAGTTTGAGTGGTTTTTTGAAGACTAAAGTAGGCCCGACTAGTTCACTTTTCTATGGAACAAGCTCATGGCTAAATTCTTTAGAGTCCCTGTTCAAAAGAGAAGCAGTGCAGATAATTCAGGGGGGTAGCTTTCTGTTGGGTGCATTCCAAAAAGGAAGTTGCCTGACAGTTGGACTGACCGTTGTGCCAAATATCACTGCTTCTCAGCAGTTGGATGCTACAGTGAAAGTGACAAAAAGTCTCCTGGGTAAGATTCCTCAAATACTGGCTTTTCTGCAAGTGATAGTGAAACTAGCACTGGTTTTCTGGGAAAAGGATCTATTATGGATTTTCTTTGTGCAGCACCCCGGAACAGGAGCAACTCATGGTGATGTGGCTCAGTTGGATGATAAAGGAAGAAGCCTACTTCGAAAGGTGAGAGCAGGCTGGATTTCTTTCAATGATTCCAGTAATCTCACATTTATTTATGTCCTGTTTACCTATGTCCTGTATTTCTTGCTCTTTGTTACCATCAGCATTTCTGGTGTGTCTGCTTCCTTTGGAGAGATGCTCCTCTTGGTAGCCATGTACTTCCACAGCAACCAGCTCAGTGCCATCATCGATTTGGTCTGTTCCACCTTGGGAATGAAGGTAAATCCTAAACTATTTCTAGCCTGTACATTTGTCTGTTAAAATCAactttttgctgtgttttgatgctttggtatttatttttgatATAAAGAACTTTAGTTTTGTAATATACCTAAACTAAACATAACCTGAAAAATGGGTAATAATTCCTCTGAAAGAGCATTAAAATGTGCATAGCTCTTGATACAGAAGTATATTATGATAAAAGTATCTTCAAAAAGTGCTGCCCTGTTGAAATCATTATTTCCAAGAAATGAACTTCTTAGAAGACTGATTGAAGTAGCTTCCAAATGGAGCTAcaaggcttttattttaaatctttaaaagaaatatctatatatgtaaaaattaatttcagtaaatTACTAAGGGACATTTGCCAGCAATTCACTATTGTGAAACAGTGTCTCACCGGATGTAAAAGCTGGGTAGGGAGTTTTTAGGACAAGGAAGACATGGGGTGATGAACTTgtgacatttgaaaatatttctgttcgACATTTGGTACAAATGTGAACATTTTCCTGGTATCCCAGTCAAGACAAGTTTTAAAGGGCTAAAAGCTAacagtttataaaataaatttagttGTAAGAAGTACTTTCAATTCTAAGTACTTTCTTCTGAATTTCAGATTGTTATTAAGCCCAGCTCGCTCAGCAGAATGAAGACAATCTTCACACAGGAGATTTTCACTGAACAGGTATTTTCAAcctagggattttttttcccccctctgccctttcctttccctttggggtattctgcaaaaataaagagattCCAGTCAGGACTGTGCTCTGTGACTTTTACACCTTGTGCCTTGTGCAAAGTGGTGTTTTTCTGTTAATTGTATCTTTCCTTTAGGTGGTTACAGCCCATGCTGTCCGTGTGCCTGTTACAGGCAACCTCAGTGCCAACATCACTGGCTTTTTACCTATTCACTGCATTTACCAGCTTTTAAAGAGTCGTTCCTTCACCAAGCACAAAGTATCCATTAAGGTATgacctttgttttatttctgtttgtaatTCTGAATGCCGATGAGGTTTTGCAGGCTGGTTCAATTATAGGAGCAGGATTCTTGATGAATTTTGTGCCTTACTACCATGTAATTTAAGAAGGAACTGTGTTTTAAGTCAGGGTGCCCATTTTTAGCTCTGTAATCCAGAGACCACAACTTAGTGAAGTTAAAAATAGTAAGTTTCTCTCCCCCATTTGTGCTTAATCGTAGTCAGAATGATTTTCCAGCCAGGACAAGTTCTGTTTGTGAATCAGGATCCAGGATACAGGGTTCATGACCAATTCAGAACTGATGTTGCACTTTCCAAAGTCAAAGCCTCATTTATTAAAAGGGGTTTTACTTGCAGACAAAGCAAACTGGCAGCTGCTCATGTCATGGGATGTTCTCTTCTAGGACTGGATCTATCGGCAGCTCTGTGAAACCACCACCCCGCTCCACCCTCAGCTGCTTCCCCTTATTGATGTCTACATTAACTCCATCCTTACTCCTGCATCTAAATCCAACCCAGAGGCCACCAATCAGCCTGTCACAGAACAGGAGATCCTTAATGTTTTCCAAGGACTCTCTGGGGTAATGGACTTGTTTGGATCTTTCATGTACTTTATGTGAACGTGATTCAGGATTTTGCACTTATGTTAAGTTGCCTCACTTTTTGTCTTTACTGCCTGTAAACTGTTTCCTGCTACAGTCATGTGTTTTTAAGTGAATCTTGTTACTCAGGTATTCATCATATTTGTAGGTAAACCcaaatttttcttcacaagaaTCAGGACTGCAACCTGACCTTTGTGTGTGGTTTTATGTGCAGGGAGAAAATACTCGTCCCACCCAGCGCTTCAGCATCACCACACAACTGCTCGTCCTCTACTATGTCCTGTCCTATGAAGAGGCACTGCTGGCCAACACAAAGATTCTAGGTAAATGTGAGAACATCAGGGGGGAAACAGATTAACTGAAAATTAGGtgcaaagagaggaaaaagtcaTGCTGCTGTCATATTCAAGCATAGCATAAAACTTTTAAGAAGtttgtattaaataaaacattactgTAGAGATTCAGGACATTAAGTTCCTGCTAAAACTCTGTAGTTGAGTAATTTGTTTTGCAGATTAATAGAGGTCCAAGCTGGCCAAAGAGTTACAAGAAATGTTTATGAGCATCTAATGAATGTAACAAAAATTAACAAGGACTTCATAATTGAGATCTTCATTTATTCACGTGTCATCAAACTTGCACACACTTTTCTTTGAGTTGGCAATTTTATAGTTGGCAATACTTAATGATCCCGtttttgcctttgaaatggAGACTTTAAATCAGTGCTAAAAGactgctgtgtattttattgATGAAATTAAACTTCAGTGAAAATTGAGTGTTTATATCTGCTGTGTGTTTTTACCAGCCCTTTTAAAGGTGCAAAACTTCCAGCATTCTTCAGTCTTTTTTCATCATGCTAATCAAGGAAGCCTGAAACACTGTAAAGTCAATTACAGAT comes from Corvus cornix cornix isolate S_Up_H32 chromosome 19, ASM73873v5, whole genome shotgun sequence and encodes:
- the INTS2 gene encoding integrator complex subunit 2, with translation MSECSALQFVSPYAFEAMQKVDVVRLAALSDPELRLLLPCLVRMALCAPADQSQSWAQDKKLILRLLSGVEAVNSIVALLSVDFHALEQDASKEQQLRHKLGGGSGESILVSQLQHGLTLEFEHSDSPRRLRLVLSELLAIMNKVSESNGEFFLKSSELFESPVYLEEAADVLCILQAELPSLLPIVDVAEALLHVKNGAWFLCLLVANVPDSFNEVCRGLIKNGERQDEESVGGRRRTEALRHLCKMNPSQALRVRGMVVEECHLPGLGVALTLDHTKNESLDDGVSDLVCFVSGLLLGTNAKVRTWFGTFIRNGQQRKRDNISSVLWQMRRQLLLELMGILPTVRSTHIVEEADADTEPNVSVYSGLKEEHVVKASALLRLYCALMGIAGLKPTDEEAEQLLQLMTSRPPATPAGVRFVSLSFCMLLAFSTLVSTPEQEQLMVMWLSWMIKEEAYFESISGVSASFGEMLLLVAMYFHSNQLSAIIDLVCSTLGMKIVIKPSSLSRMKTIFTQEIFTEQVVTAHAVRVPVTGNLSANITGFLPIHCIYQLLKSRSFTKHKVSIKDWIYRQLCETTTPLHPQLLPLIDVYINSILTPASKSNPEATNQPVTEQEILNVFQGLSGGENTRPTQRFSITTQLLVLYYVLSYEEALLANTKILAAMQRKPKSYSSALMDQIPIKYLIRQAQGLQQELGGLHSALLRLLATNYPHLCIVDDWICEEQITGTDALLRRMLLTNMAKNHSPKQLQEAFSMLPGNHTQLMQILEHLTLLSAGELIPYAEVLTSNMNLLLEAGVPRGILQAVNKLWMVLNTVMPRRLWVMTVNALQPSAKIVRQQKYTQNDLMIDPLIVLRCDQRVHRSPPLMDIILHMLNGYLLASKAYLNAHLKETAEQDIRPSQNNAMGPEAPEVTREELKNALLAAQDSAAVQILLEICLPTEEEKGQSSTAHDLLRDVQSPPSPQGAEAEEEESLLCNLREVQCLICCLLHQMYIADPNIVKLVHFQGYPCELLALTVAGIPSMHICLDFIPELIAQPELEKQIFAIQLLSYLCIQYALPKSLSVARLAINVMGTLLTVLTQSKRYTFFMPTLPCLVSFCQAFPPLYEDIMSLLIQIGQVCASDVATQTRDFDPIITRLQQLKEKPHDFSGLCKDSSSKSCSRDTASLDPDVRLCQCVENTIIEIINMSVSGV